The Helianthus annuus cultivar XRQ/B chromosome 16, HanXRQr2.0-SUNRISE, whole genome shotgun sequence genome includes a window with the following:
- the LOC110916021 gene encoding RCC1 domain-containing protein RUG3, mitochondrial, with amino-acid sequence MSLRQLRRTLTTTATTTDKLPILYNSTTTTSSTVTLQLLAWGRGSSGQLGNGNEESQIYPSPVSQLLVPPHSFNISSSSTKSLNENNGQLKIGIACGLFHSAALVDGRLWIWGKGDGGRLGFGHENSVFRPTVNNNLDSVRSIALGGLHSVALDSRGQVFSWGYGGFGALGHSVYTRELSPKKVEGAWEGKISQIATSGTHTAAITEAGQLYTWGRDEGDGRLGLGPNRGPNEAGGLSIPSQVKALPVPVVSVACGGFFTTVITNDGHLWSWGANANNELGRGNRVGGWKPQLIPGLEGVCVVQIASGGYHSLALTDEGRVLSWGYGGHGQLGHFSTQNQPVPTVIESIASEKVVYIACGGSSSAAVTDDGKLYMWGNAKDGQLGVPGLQEIQTFPIEIKFLKDDDSLGSHNVVAVAIGASHALCLVSRLNDS; translated from the exons ATGTCGCTCCGTCAACTCCGCCGTACACTAacaaccaccgccaccaccaccgacAAACTCCCAATCTTATacaactccaccaccaccacctcctccaccgtCACGCTCCAGCTACTCGCGTGGGGGAGGGGCTCTTCCGGCCAACTCGGTAACGGCAACGAAGAATCCCAAATATACCCTTCTCCAGTTTCACAACTCCTTGTTCCTCCTCACTCCTTCAACATCTCTTCATCCTCCACTAAATCTCTCAACGAGAACAACGGCCAATTGAAAATTGGCATTGCTTGTGGACTGTTTCATTCTGCTGCGCTAGTTGATGGGAGATTGTGGATTTGGGGTAAAGGTGACGGTGGTCGGCTAGGATTTGGTCATGAGAATAGTGTTTTTCGTCCGACTGTGAACAATAATTTGGATTCAGTTCGGAGTATTGCGCTTGGTGGACTGCATTCGGTTGCGCTTGATTCGCGTGGTCAAGTGTTTTCATG GGGTTACGGTGGGTTTGGTGCTCTTGGCCATTCCGTTTATACTCGAGAACTCTCTCCTAAAAAAGTAGAAGGCGCATGGGAGGGGAAAATTAGTCAAATTGCAACTAGCGGCACGCATACCGCTGCCATCACTGAAGCAG GTCAACTATATACTTGGGGAAGAGATGAAGGGGATGGCAGACTAGGGCTTGGGCCTAATCGTGGCCCAAATGAAGCTGGCGGACTTAGTATACCTTCCCAAGTGAAAGCGTTACCGGTTCCTGTTGTTTCTGTTGCTTGTGGTGGTTTTTTTACAACAGTTATTACCAACGACGGCCATTTGTGGAGCTGGGGTG CAAATGCAAACAATGAGCTCGGAAGAGGTAATCGAGTGGGTGGTTGGAAACCACAACTGATTCCTGGTTTGGAGGGTGTTTGTGTCGTTCAAATAGCAAGTGGTGGATATCATTCTCTTGCTCTAACGG ATGAAGGTCGTGTGTTATCTTGGGGTTATGGTGGACATGGACAGTTGGGACACTTTTCTACTCAAAACCAGCCCGTTCCCACAGTTATCGAGTCTATAGCTTCAGAGAAAGTTGTTTATATTGCTTGTGGAGGATCTTCATCAGCTGCTGTAACTG ACGATGGTAAGCTGTACATGTGGGGAAACGCAAAGGACGGTCAACTAGGTGTTCCGGGTTTGCAAGAGATACAAACATTTCCAATAGAAATAAAGTTTCTCAAGGATGATGACAGTTTGGGGTCCCACAACGTTGTTGCGGTTGCCATTGGTGCATCGCATGCTCTTTGCTTGGTATCAAGGTTAAATGATTCATGA
- the LOC110916733 gene encoding sister chromatid cohesion protein DCC1, translating to MEKTEFSCTKGAEAVLNVPPNSSIPILYHPLFGPHDNLLLLELDEKLLPDVINERVSLRGEPNEDAVLCTKSKTYAVKFVGTSNSVFLVPPSEQFVVDENPPVAAVIKVAPGIMELVEVSPKIDKLKTLLLENPYRYDEDDEMRDSNLYQWDDLVNKVQASDDELKSALRVLSAVEINGYWRIVDDKYMGRVLKTLINNSILNDRSLNSLDENEVVESLVNDGISRVIARHCLEVYSSKTNGGVWELDKKRVCVHFAREILLAKGKMNMESFMEEWISKVPGGMVASLDMLEGEILVEKLGIQSWVYAFSVSSLPSDPAGRFSRLFQERAKWEWKDLHSYIRDLSVPGLTSDGLLLKYTRRTQPTADAEPVFTAR from the exons ATGGAAAAGACTGAatttagctgcacaaaaggagcCGAAGCAGTCTTAAACGTTCCCCCCAACTCGTCAATCCCGATTCTATATCACCCTCTTTTTGGTCCTCATGATAACCTACTTCTTCTTGAGCTTGATGAAAAGCTTCTTCCTGATGTCATTAACGAAAG AGTAAGCTTAAGAGGAGAGCCAAATGAAGACGCAGTTCTCTGCACAAAATCAAAAACATACGCCGTAAAATTCGTTGGAACCTCAAATTCCGTGTTCCTAGTACCTCCATCTGAACAATTCGTAGTCGACGAGAATCCACCAGTCGCAGCTGTCATTAAGGTGGCTCCGGGAATCATGGAGCTAGTCGAGGTGTCCCCCAAAATCGACAAACTTAAAACACTTCTTTTAGAAAATCCATACAGATACGATGAAGACGATGAGATGCGTGATTCTAATTTGTATCAATGGGATGACCTTGTTAACAAGGTTCAAGCCAGTGATGATGAATTGAAATCCGCTCTTAGGGTTCTTTCAGCCGTAGAGATTAACGGGTATTGGAGAATTGTTGATGATAAATACATGGGTCGAGTATTAAAGACACTTATAAATAACTCAATTTTAAACGACCGGTCTTTGAACTCACTCGATGAAAATGAGGTTGTGGAATCTTTAGTGAACGATGGAATCTCTCGGGTTATTGCACGCCATTGTTTGGAAGTTTACAGTAGCAAAACGAATGGGGGTGTTTGGGAACTGGATAAGAAACGGGTTTGTGTGCATTTTGCACGAGAGATACTATTAGCTAAAGGAAAGATGAATATGGAAAGTTTTATGGAGGAATGGATAAGTAAAGTGCCTGGAGGAATGGTGGCGAGTTTGGATATGTTGGAAGGGGAAATTTTGGTAGAAAAACTTGGAATTCAGTCTTGGGTTTATGCGTTTAGCGTTTCGTCTTTGCCCTCGGATCCTGCGGGTCGGTTTTCGAGGCTGTTTCAAGAACGGGCCAAATGGGAGTGGAAGGATTTACACTCTTACATCag GGATCTTAGTGTTCCAGGACTGACTTCAGATGGTTTACTTCTTAAATACACTAGAAGAACTCAGCCTACTGCCGATGCTGAGCCTGTTTTTACTGCAAGATGA